From Klebsiella electrica, the proteins below share one genomic window:
- the fepB gene encoding Fe2+-enterobactin ABC transporter substrate-binding protein — protein MTSALAADWPRQVTDSRGAHTLESKPLRIVSTSVTLTGSLLAIDAPVVASGATTPNNRVADAQGFLRQWSAVAKERKLARLYIGEPSAEAVAAQMPDLILISATGGDSALALYDQLSTIAPTLIINYDDKSWQALLTELGHITGQEKQASARIAEFDKQLATLKQQMKLPPQPVSALVYTAAAHSANLWTAESAQGQMLEQLGFTLATLPAGLHTSQSQGKRHDIIQLGGENLAAGLTGNSLFLFAGDDKDAAAIYANPLLAHLPAVKNKRVYPLGTETFRLDYYSAMLVLQRLTTLFG, from the coding sequence ATGACTTCAGCTCTGGCGGCCGACTGGCCTCGTCAGGTGACCGATAGCCGCGGTGCGCATACGCTGGAAAGCAAACCCCTGCGCATTGTCTCCACCAGCGTCACCCTCACCGGCTCGCTGCTGGCGATTGACGCGCCGGTGGTCGCCAGCGGCGCCACCACGCCGAATAACCGCGTGGCCGACGCTCAGGGATTTCTGCGTCAGTGGAGCGCCGTCGCGAAAGAACGTAAGCTCGCGCGCCTGTATATCGGCGAACCCAGCGCCGAGGCCGTGGCCGCGCAAATGCCGGATCTGATTCTGATTAGCGCCACCGGCGGTGACTCCGCCCTCGCGCTGTACGACCAGCTCTCCACCATCGCGCCGACGCTTATCATTAATTACGATGACAAAAGCTGGCAGGCGCTGTTGACCGAACTGGGGCACATCACCGGCCAGGAAAAGCAGGCGTCGGCGCGTATTGCCGAGTTTGATAAGCAGCTCGCCACCCTGAAGCAACAGATGAAACTCCCGCCGCAGCCGGTGAGCGCGCTGGTGTACACCGCCGCCGCCCACAGCGCCAACCTGTGGACGGCGGAATCCGCTCAGGGCCAGATGCTTGAACAGCTGGGCTTCACCCTGGCGACCTTGCCTGCCGGTCTGCATACCAGCCAGAGCCAGGGAAAACGCCATGACATTATCCAGCTGGGCGGCGAAAATTTAGCCGCTGGCCTCACTGGCAACAGCCTGTTCCTGTTCGCCGGCGACGATAAAGATGCGGCGGCGATTTACGCCAACCCGCTGCTGGCGCACCTCCCGGCGGTAAAGAACAAGCGCGTCTATCCGCTCGGTACAGAAACATTTCGCCTCGATTACTACAGCGCCATGCTGGTACTGCAGCGTCTCACGACGCTCTTCGGCTAA
- the entS gene encoding enterobactin transporter EntS, whose product MNRQSRLLNLSLLQTHPAFRAVFIARFISILSLGLLGVAIPVQIQMMTHSTWQVGLSVTLTGCSMFVGLMVGGVLADRYERKRLILLARGTCGVGFIGLCLNALLPEPSLLAIYLLGIWDGFFASLGVTALLAATPALVGRENLMQAGAITMLTVRLGSVISPMIGGLLLATGGVAWNYGLAAAGTFITTLTLLRLPLLPPPPQPREHPLKSLLAGLKFLFNSPLIGGIALLGGLLTMASAVRVLYPALADGWQMSASQIGLLYAAIPLGAALGALTSGQLAQTAKPGALMLMTTVGSFVAIALFSLMPVWALGALCLALFGWLSAISSLLQYTLIQTQTPEAMLGRINGLWTAQNVTGDAIGAALLGGLGAMMTPVASASASGWALVIVGVILIGLLGELRRFQRPEAVSES is encoded by the coding sequence ATGAACCGACAATCCCGGCTGCTGAACCTCAGTCTGCTGCAAACCCATCCGGCGTTTCGCGCCGTCTTTATCGCCCGTTTTATCTCGATCCTGTCGCTCGGCCTGCTGGGTGTGGCGATCCCGGTCCAAATCCAGATGATGACCCACTCTACCTGGCAGGTGGGGCTCTCGGTCACCTTGACCGGCTGCTCGATGTTTGTTGGCCTGATGGTCGGCGGTGTGCTGGCGGATCGCTATGAGCGGAAACGGTTGATTCTGCTGGCGCGGGGGACCTGCGGCGTGGGTTTTATCGGTCTGTGCCTCAACGCGCTGCTGCCTGAGCCGTCGCTACTCGCCATCTATCTGCTGGGGATCTGGGACGGTTTTTTTGCTTCGCTGGGCGTGACGGCACTGCTGGCGGCGACACCCGCGCTGGTCGGGCGTGAGAATCTGATGCAGGCCGGGGCGATCACCATGCTGACGGTGCGCCTGGGATCGGTGATTTCGCCGATGATCGGCGGTCTGCTGCTGGCCACCGGCGGCGTGGCCTGGAACTATGGCCTGGCGGCGGCGGGCACGTTTATCACCACTCTGACCCTGCTGCGTCTGCCGCTGCTACCACCGCCGCCGCAACCGCGGGAACATCCGCTCAAGTCGCTGCTGGCGGGACTGAAATTCCTCTTCAATAGCCCGCTGATTGGCGGGATTGCCCTGCTGGGCGGTCTGCTGACCATGGCGAGCGCGGTGCGGGTGCTTTACCCGGCGCTGGCCGACGGCTGGCAGATGTCGGCCTCGCAGATTGGTTTGCTGTATGCCGCTATTCCGCTGGGGGCAGCGCTGGGGGCGTTGACCAGCGGTCAGCTGGCGCAAACGGCGAAACCGGGCGCTTTGATGCTGATGACCACGGTCGGCTCATTTGTCGCCATTGCGCTGTTCAGCCTGATGCCGGTCTGGGCACTGGGCGCGCTGTGTCTGGCGCTGTTTGGCTGGCTGAGCGCGATCAGCTCGCTGTTGCAGTACACCCTGATTCAGACCCAGACGCCGGAAGCGATGCTCGGACGGATTAACGGCCTGTGGACCGCGCAGAACGTTACTGGCGATGCCATTGGCGCTGCGTTGCTCGGCGGGCTGGGGGCGATGATGACCCCGGTCGCGTCGGCGAGCGCCAGCGGTTGGGCGCTGGTGATTGTCGGCGTAATACTGATTGGGCTGCTGGGAGAGCTGCGTCGTTTCCAGCGTCCTGAGGCGGTCAGCGAAAGTTAA
- the fepD gene encoding Fe(3+)-siderophore ABC transporter permease, with the protein MSFSTTAVRAVAIPGLLLVLAFAIALSLLIGARPLPLRVVVEAFSGTCQSADCTIVLDARLPRTLAGLLAGAALGLAGSLMQTLTRNPLADPGILGVNSGASFAIVLGAALFGIHSPQEQLLMSFCGAFGASLLVAFTGSQGGGQLSPVRLTLAGVALAAVLEGLSNGIALLNPDVYDQLRFWQAGSLDIRTLQTLKIVLLPVVLAAAVALLLSRALNSLSLGNDTATALGSRVARTQVIGLLAITVLCGSATAVVGPIAFIGLMMPHMSRWLVGADHRWSLPVTLLATPALLLFADVLGRLLVPGELRVSVVSAFIGAPVLIWLVRRQPRGGAI; encoded by the coding sequence ATGTCGTTTTCTACGACCGCGGTGCGCGCCGTCGCCATACCGGGTCTGTTACTCGTCTTAGCCTTTGCTATCGCTCTCAGCCTGCTGATTGGCGCCAGACCTCTTCCATTGCGCGTCGTCGTGGAGGCTTTTTCCGGTACCTGTCAGAGCGCCGACTGCACTATCGTGCTGGACGCCCGGCTGCCGCGAACCCTGGCGGGACTGCTGGCCGGCGCCGCGCTGGGCCTGGCAGGATCGCTGATGCAGACTCTGACGCGTAATCCCCTTGCCGACCCCGGCATTCTCGGGGTGAACTCCGGCGCCAGCTTCGCGATTGTGCTGGGCGCCGCGCTGTTTGGCATCCACTCCCCGCAGGAACAACTGCTGATGTCGTTTTGCGGCGCGTTTGGTGCCTCGCTGCTGGTGGCCTTTACCGGCAGTCAGGGCGGCGGCCAACTCAGCCCGGTTCGCCTGACGCTAGCCGGTGTGGCGCTGGCGGCTGTGCTGGAGGGGCTCTCCAACGGGATTGCGCTCCTCAATCCTGATGTTTATGACCAGCTACGTTTCTGGCAGGCCGGCTCGCTGGATATCCGCACCCTGCAGACGCTGAAAATCGTCCTCCTGCCGGTAGTGCTTGCCGCCGCCGTGGCGCTGCTGTTAAGTCGGGCGTTGAACAGCCTGAGTCTCGGCAACGATACCGCCACCGCCCTCGGCAGTCGGGTCGCCCGTACTCAGGTCATCGGCCTGCTGGCGATTACCGTGCTCTGCGGTAGCGCCACGGCGGTGGTTGGCCCCATCGCCTTTATCGGCCTGATGATGCCGCATATGTCGCGCTGGCTGGTGGGCGCCGACCATCGCTGGTCGCTGCCGGTGACCCTGCTGGCTACCCCTGCCCTGCTGCTGTTTGCCGATGTATTGGGGCGCCTGCTGGTTCCCGGCGAACTGCGAGTCTCGGTAGTCAGCGCCTTTATCGGTGCGCCGGTGCTGATTTGGCTGGTGCGCCGTCAGCCGCGCGGAGGTGCAATATGA
- the fepG gene encoding iron-enterobactin ABC transporter permease, translated as MIAPSRRLLLSCLILLAASLLVSLWGLGSGLVPLSVGQVLSALLGDAPRNITMVVTEWRLPRVLMALLIGAGLGVSGAIFQSLMRNPLGSPDVMGFNTGAWSGVLVAMVMFGQNLTAIALAAMTGGVLTALVVWLLAWRNGIETFRLIIIGIGVRAMLVAFNTWLLLRASLETALSAGLWNAGSLNGLTWGKTWPSAPLIVLMLVAAALLARRMRLLEMGDDTACALGVRVERSRLLMMLVGVVLTAAATALAGPISFIALVAPHIARRLSGTARWGLTQSALCGALLLALADYSAQRLFMPYQLPVGVVTVSLGGIYLIALLIQESRKK; from the coding sequence ATGATAGCCCCCTCCCGCCGACTGCTGCTCAGTTGTCTGATTCTGCTGGCCGCCAGCCTGCTGGTCTCCCTTTGGGGACTCGGCAGCGGCCTGGTGCCGTTAAGCGTCGGGCAGGTGCTTTCCGCTCTGCTGGGCGATGCGCCGCGCAATATCACCATGGTGGTCACCGAATGGCGGTTGCCGCGGGTGCTGATGGCGCTGCTGATCGGCGCGGGACTTGGCGTCAGCGGCGCCATTTTTCAGTCGCTGATGCGCAACCCGCTGGGCAGCCCGGATGTGATGGGCTTCAATACCGGTGCCTGGAGCGGCGTGCTGGTGGCGATGGTGATGTTCGGCCAGAACCTGACGGCGATTGCGCTGGCGGCGATGACCGGCGGCGTGCTGACCGCGCTGGTGGTCTGGCTGCTGGCCTGGCGCAACGGCATCGAAACGTTCCGCCTGATTATTATCGGCATCGGCGTTCGCGCCATGCTGGTGGCCTTCAATACCTGGCTGCTGCTACGCGCCTCGCTGGAGACCGCCCTCTCCGCCGGGCTGTGGAATGCCGGTTCGCTCAATGGCCTGACCTGGGGGAAAACCTGGCCCTCCGCGCCGCTGATTGTGCTGATGCTGGTCGCGGCGGCGCTGCTGGCGCGGCGCATGCGCCTGCTGGAGATGGGCGACGATACCGCCTGCGCGCTCGGCGTGCGGGTGGAACGTTCGCGCCTGCTGATGATGCTGGTGGGCGTGGTGCTGACCGCCGCCGCCACCGCGCTGGCGGGGCCAATCTCGTTTATCGCCCTGGTCGCGCCGCATATCGCCCGCCGCCTGAGCGGCACCGCGCGCTGGGGATTAACCCAATCGGCGCTCTGCGGCGCGCTGCTGCTGGCGCTGGCTGACTACAGCGCCCAGCGCCTGTTTATGCCCTATCAATTACCGGTGGGTGTGGTGACCGTCAGCCTCGGCGGCATCTATCTCATCGCGCTGTTAATTCAGGAGTCCCGCAAAAAATGA
- the fepC gene encoding iron-enterobactin ABC transporter ATP-binding protein, with amino-acid sequence MTAETTRLRGDQLTLAYGKKTIAESLNVTIPDGHFTAIIGPNGCGKSTLLRTLSRLMTPASGHVYLDGEQIQRYASKEVAKRIGLLAQNATTPGDITVQELVARGRYPHQPLFTRWRKEDDDAVNSAMRATGITDLARQSVDTLSGGQRQRAWIAMVLAQETAIMLLDEPTTWLDISHQIDLLELLSELNREKGYTLAAVLHDLNQACRYATHLIALRDGKIVAEGAPKEIVTAELIERIYGLRCMIIDDPVTHTPLVVPLGRR; translated from the coding sequence ATGACCGCCGAAACGACCCGTTTGCGCGGCGACCAGCTAACCCTGGCGTACGGCAAAAAGACCATCGCCGAATCGCTGAATGTGACCATTCCTGACGGCCATTTCACCGCGATCATTGGCCCTAACGGCTGCGGGAAATCGACGCTGCTGCGTACCCTGAGTCGCCTGATGACGCCGGCCAGCGGCCATGTTTATCTCGACGGTGAGCAGATCCAGCGCTATGCCAGCAAAGAGGTGGCGAAACGCATCGGTCTGCTGGCGCAAAATGCCACTACGCCGGGGGATATTACCGTTCAGGAGCTGGTGGCGCGCGGCCGCTATCCGCATCAGCCGCTGTTTACCCGCTGGCGTAAAGAGGATGATGACGCGGTCAACAGCGCCATGAGGGCGACCGGAATAACCGACCTGGCGCGACAAAGCGTCGATACGCTCTCCGGCGGCCAACGGCAGCGGGCCTGGATTGCGATGGTGCTGGCGCAGGAAACGGCCATTATGCTGCTCGACGAGCCCACCACCTGGCTGGATATCAGCCATCAAATCGATCTGCTGGAGCTGCTGAGCGAGCTGAATCGCGAGAAGGGGTATACCCTGGCGGCGGTGCTGCACGACCTTAACCAGGCCTGCCGTTACGCAACGCATTTGATTGCCTTGCGCGACGGCAAAATCGTCGCCGAAGGGGCGCCGAAAGAGATTGTCACCGCCGAATTGATCGAGCGGATTTATGGCCTGCGCTGCATGATCATCGACGATCCGGTCACCCATACCCCGCTGGTGGTGCCGCTGGGACGCCGGTAG
- the entF gene encoding enterobactin non-ribosomal peptide synthetase EntF: MSPRLPLVAAQPGIWMAERLSTLPGAWSVAHYVELRGHLDPALLGRAIVTGLAQADTLSLRFCEENGEAWQWVDEHPVFAEPDYYDLREARDPHDAALALMQVDLGQNLRVDGGNPLVCHQLLRVADDCWYWYQRYHHLLVDGFSFPAITRQIAAIYRAWQRGEATPASPFTPFAEVVDEYQRYYGSEAWQRDKAFWSEQRKALPSPASLSAAPLAGRATSTDIWRLKLDLDAGLFSRLAAGAPQCQRADLALALTTLWLGRLCNRMDYAAGFIFMRRMGSAALTATGPVLNVLPLAVHIDAQETLAELALRLSARLKKMRRHQRYDAEQIVRDSGKAAGDEPLFGPVLNIKVFDYVLDIDGIEAVTHTLATGPVNDLELALFPDESGGLSLEVLANKTRYDQATLRAHVARLSALLTQFAADPALRCGEANLLSAAETAQLAQVNDTSVALPTTTLSALVAEQAAKTPDAPALADATRQFSYREMRQQVVALARLLGERGVKPGDSVAVALPRSVFLTLALHGIVEAGAAWLPLDTGYPDDRLRMMLEDARPSLLITADDQLARFSAIPGLETLCYQQPLAAGDDTPLALSQPEHTAYIIFTSGSTGRPKGVMVGQTAIVNRLLWMQNHYPLTAEDVVAQKTPCSFDVSVWEFWWPFITGAQLVMAEPEAHRDPQAMQQFFTRYGVTTTHFVPSMLAAFVASLDAENVATCRTLKRVFCSGEALPTDLCREWEALTGAPLHNLYGPTEAAVDVSWYPACGAELAAVTGNSVPIGWPVWNTGLRILDATLWPVPPGVAGDLYLTGIQLAQGYLGRPDLTASRFIADPFSVGERMYRTGDVARWLDNGAVEYLGRSDDQLKIRGQRIELGEIDRVMSALPDVALAVTHACVFNQAASTGGDARQLVGYLVSESGLPLDTTALKTRLAEQLPPHMLPVVLIQLAELPLSANGKLDRKALPLPTLGSERGGRAPEPGIETTVAEAFSQLLGCEVNDIEADFFALGGHSLLAMRLAAQLSRELGRQVTPGQVMVASTVGKLSAQLGSDLSDEQIQRLGFDAILPLRVSDGPTLFCFHPASGFAWQFSVLARYLHPRWSITGIQSPRPEGPMMNATNLDEVCEQHLQTLLAQQPHGPYYLFGYSLGGTLAQGIAARLCQRGEAVAFLGLLDTWPPETQNWAEKEANGLDPEVLAEIEREREAFLAAQQGQASGELFRVIEGNYADAVRLLTTAHSAKFDGKATLFVAEKTRQAGMDPQAVWGPWVGELEVFSQNCAHVDIISPQAFASIGPVVREILG; this comes from the coding sequence ATGAGCCCTCGTTTACCGCTGGTCGCGGCGCAGCCTGGGATCTGGATGGCGGAACGGCTCTCTACGCTGCCCGGCGCATGGAGTGTCGCTCATTATGTCGAGCTGCGCGGCCATCTTGATCCGGCGCTGCTGGGGCGGGCGATCGTCACCGGTCTGGCGCAGGCCGACACCCTCAGCCTGCGTTTTTGTGAAGAGAATGGCGAAGCCTGGCAATGGGTCGATGAGCATCCTGTCTTCGCTGAACCTGACTATTACGACCTGCGCGAGGCGCGCGATCCGCACGACGCCGCGCTGGCGTTAATGCAGGTCGACCTCGGACAGAATTTACGCGTGGACGGCGGCAACCCTCTGGTGTGTCACCAGCTGCTGCGGGTGGCGGATGACTGCTGGTACTGGTATCAGCGTTATCATCATTTACTGGTCGATGGCTTCAGTTTCCCCGCTATTACCCGCCAGATAGCGGCGATTTATCGCGCCTGGCAACGTGGGGAGGCGACACCGGCGTCACCGTTTACCCCTTTCGCTGAGGTTGTTGACGAGTATCAGCGCTACTACGGCAGCGAGGCCTGGCAGCGCGATAAAGCGTTCTGGAGCGAACAGCGCAAAGCCCTGCCGTCACCGGCGTCGCTCTCTGCCGCGCCGCTGGCGGGACGAGCGACCAGTACCGATATCTGGCGCCTGAAGCTGGATCTGGATGCCGGCCTGTTCAGCCGCCTCGCCGCTGGCGCGCCGCAGTGTCAGCGCGCCGATCTGGCGCTGGCGCTGACCACCCTGTGGCTTGGCCGCTTATGCAACCGCATGGACTATGCCGCAGGCTTTATCTTTATGCGCCGGATGGGCTCGGCGGCATTGACTGCAACCGGCCCGGTACTGAACGTCCTGCCGCTGGCGGTACATATCGATGCGCAAGAGACGCTGGCGGAGCTGGCGCTGCGTCTCAGCGCCCGGCTGAAAAAAATGCGCCGCCACCAGCGCTACGACGCCGAACAAATCGTGCGCGATAGCGGCAAAGCGGCGGGCGATGAGCCGCTGTTTGGCCCGGTGCTCAATATTAAAGTCTTTGATTATGTTCTGGATATTGACGGTATTGAGGCGGTGACCCACACCCTGGCGACCGGCCCGGTAAACGATCTTGAACTGGCGCTGTTTCCGGATGAGTCCGGCGGACTGTCGCTGGAGGTGCTGGCGAACAAAACGCGCTATGACCAGGCCACGTTGCGCGCGCACGTGGCGCGTTTATCCGCGCTGCTGACCCAGTTTGCCGCCGATCCGGCGCTACGCTGCGGTGAGGCCAATCTGCTGTCGGCCGCCGAGACGGCGCAGCTGGCGCAAGTCAATGATACCAGCGTGGCGCTGCCGACGACGACGCTCAGCGCCCTGGTGGCGGAGCAGGCGGCGAAAACGCCGGATGCCCCGGCGCTGGCGGATGCGACCCGGCAATTCAGCTACCGGGAAATGCGCCAGCAGGTGGTGGCGTTGGCCCGACTGCTGGGTGAACGCGGGGTTAAGCCGGGCGATAGTGTCGCGGTGGCGCTTCCGCGTTCGGTATTCCTCACTCTGGCGCTGCACGGCATCGTCGAGGCCGGGGCGGCCTGGCTGCCGCTGGATACCGGGTATCCTGACGATCGCCTGCGCATGATGCTGGAGGACGCCCGTCCGTCGCTGCTGATTACCGCAGACGATCAGCTCGCTCGCTTTAGCGCTATTCCGGGTCTGGAAACCCTGTGTTATCAGCAGCCGCTGGCGGCAGGCGATGACACTCCGCTGGCGCTCTCGCAGCCGGAGCATACGGCGTACATCATCTTTACCTCCGGCTCCACCGGGCGCCCGAAAGGGGTGATGGTCGGGCAAACTGCGATCGTGAACCGTCTGCTGTGGATGCAAAATCACTATCCGCTGACCGCCGAAGATGTGGTGGCGCAGAAAACGCCGTGCAGCTTTGATGTGTCGGTGTGGGAGTTCTGGTGGCCGTTTATTACCGGCGCGCAGCTGGTGATGGCCGAGCCGGAAGCCCATCGCGATCCGCAGGCGATGCAGCAGTTCTTTACCCGCTACGGGGTCACCACCACTCACTTTGTACCGTCAATGTTGGCGGCGTTCGTGGCTTCGCTGGATGCTGAAAACGTGGCGACCTGCCGGACGCTGAAGCGCGTCTTCTGTAGCGGGGAAGCGTTACCAACCGACCTGTGCCGCGAGTGGGAAGCGTTGACCGGCGCGCCGCTGCATAACCTCTATGGTCCGACCGAAGCCGCGGTGGACGTGAGCTGGTATCCGGCCTGCGGGGCGGAGCTGGCGGCGGTCACCGGTAACAGCGTGCCGATCGGCTGGCCGGTATGGAATACCGGACTGCGTATTCTCGATGCTACTCTGTGGCCGGTTCCGCCGGGCGTCGCCGGAGATTTGTATTTGACCGGCATTCAGCTGGCGCAGGGGTATCTGGGCCGCCCGGATCTGACCGCTTCGCGCTTTATCGCCGACCCGTTTTCCGTCGGTGAACGGATGTACCGTACCGGCGACGTGGCGCGCTGGCTGGATAACGGCGCGGTGGAATACCTCGGGCGCAGCGACGATCAGCTGAAAATTCGCGGGCAGCGTATTGAGCTGGGCGAAATCGACCGCGTCATGTCTGCGCTACCGGACGTTGCTCTGGCGGTGACCCACGCCTGCGTTTTCAATCAGGCGGCGTCGACCGGCGGCGATGCCCGCCAGTTGGTCGGTTACCTGGTGTCAGAGTCCGGGTTGCCGCTGGATACGACAGCGCTGAAAACGCGTCTCGCCGAACAGCTGCCGCCGCATATGCTGCCGGTGGTGCTGATTCAACTGGCGGAACTGCCGCTGAGCGCCAACGGCAAGCTGGATCGCAAAGCGCTGCCGCTGCCGACTTTAGGCAGTGAACGCGGCGGTCGAGCGCCGGAGCCGGGGATCGAAACCACCGTGGCTGAGGCGTTCAGCCAGCTACTGGGTTGTGAAGTGAACGACATTGAAGCCGATTTCTTCGCCCTCGGCGGCCATTCGCTGCTGGCGATGCGCCTGGCGGCGCAGCTCAGCCGCGAGCTGGGACGTCAGGTGACGCCGGGGCAGGTGATGGTGGCCTCGACGGTGGGGAAACTGAGCGCGCAGCTGGGCTCCGATCTTAGCGATGAGCAGATACAGCGCCTGGGCTTTGATGCGATTCTGCCGCTGCGCGTGAGCGACGGGCCAACGCTGTTTTGCTTCCATCCGGCGTCGGGTTTTGCCTGGCAGTTCAGCGTGCTGGCCCGCTATCTTCATCCGCGTTGGTCGATTACCGGCATTCAGTCGCCGCGTCCGGAAGGGCCGATGATGAACGCGACCAATCTCGATGAAGTGTGCGAACAACATCTGCAGACCCTGCTGGCGCAGCAGCCGCACGGGCCCTATTACCTGTTTGGTTATTCCCTCGGCGGGACGCTGGCGCAGGGGATTGCCGCCCGCTTATGCCAGCGCGGCGAAGCGGTGGCGTTCCTGGGCTTGCTGGATACCTGGCCACCGGAGACGCAGAACTGGGCGGAAAAAGAGGCTAACGGTCTGGACCCGGAGGTGCTGGCTGAGATTGAACGCGAGCGCGAGGCCTTTCTTGCCGCTCAGCAGGGGCAGGCTTCCGGCGAGTTGTTCCGCGTTATCGAGGGCAACTATGCCGATGCGGTTCGCCTGCTTACCACCGCGCATAGCGCGAAATTTGATGGCAAGGCGACGCTGTTTGTGGCGGAGAAAACACGCCAGGCGGGAATGGATCCGCAGGCGGTATGGGGCCCCTGGGTGGGCGAACTGGAGGTCTTTAGCCAGAACTGCGCCCACGTGGATATTATCTCCCCGCAGGCTTTCGCATCGATTGGTCCGGTCGTGCGGGAGATTCTGGGGTAA
- a CDS encoding MbtH family protein gives MQFSNPFDNPQGQFYILRNEQQQYSLWPHHCALPQGWVVECPPQPLAACNDWLAANWSTLTPAHHAAARSRT, from the coding sequence ATGCAATTCAGCAACCCCTTCGATAATCCGCAAGGGCAGTTTTACATTTTGCGCAATGAACAGCAGCAATACAGCCTGTGGCCGCACCACTGCGCGCTGCCGCAAGGCTGGGTGGTGGAATGCCCGCCGCAGCCCTTAGCGGCGTGCAACGACTGGCTGGCGGCGAACTGGTCAACCCTTACCCCTGCGCATCATGCCGCCGCAAGGAGCCGGACATGA
- the fes gene encoding enterochelin esterase produces the protein MLITGSDGWWQGISGPQTETVGDGCQVTFWWRDPAGSEETSLTKRVWIYITGVTDHHQNAVPQTLTRVPGTDAWQWQTTLSPAWRGSYCFIPSERDDDFAPEIFTSDSPDRTLLREGWRRLLPQAIADPLNPQSWKGGRGHAVSALELPLAPEQPGWSLRDEPYQPPVCIEWHSARLGNSRRIWVYTTGEAAAAERPLALLLDGQFWAESMPVWSALAGLTREAKLPSAVYLLIDVIDNEHRSRELPCHADFWLAVQEELLPRVQQIAPFSDRADRTVVVGQSFGGLAAMFAALYWPQRFGCVLSQSGSYWWPHRGGAQSGLLIERLSQGVLRPHGLRIWLEAGEREPLIFRANQALLSRLQQTPQTIFWRQVDGGHDALCWRGGLTAGLIQLWQPLSRGQ, from the coding sequence ATGCTAATAACAGGAAGTGATGGCTGGTGGCAGGGGATTTCCGGTCCGCAGACTGAGACCGTTGGCGATGGCTGCCAGGTGACCTTCTGGTGGCGGGATCCGGCGGGCAGCGAAGAGACCTCGCTGACGAAGCGAGTGTGGATTTACATCACCGGCGTCACCGACCATCATCAAAATGCCGTACCGCAAACCCTGACGCGCGTACCCGGCACCGATGCCTGGCAATGGCAAACCACGCTGTCGCCCGCCTGGCGCGGCAGCTACTGCTTTATTCCCTCCGAACGCGATGACGATTTTGCCCCTGAGATTTTTACCAGCGACAGTCCGGACCGGACGCTGCTGCGTGAAGGCTGGCGCAGGCTGCTGCCGCAGGCGATAGCCGATCCGCTAAACCCGCAAAGCTGGAAAGGCGGGCGCGGCCACGCGGTTTCGGCGCTGGAGCTGCCGCTGGCGCCGGAACAACCCGGCTGGTCGCTGCGCGATGAGCCTTATCAACCACCAGTGTGTATTGAATGGCACAGCGCCCGGCTGGGCAACTCGCGGCGGATATGGGTTTACACCACCGGTGAGGCCGCTGCCGCAGAGCGTCCGCTGGCGCTGCTGCTTGATGGCCAGTTCTGGGCCGAAAGCATGCCGGTGTGGTCCGCGCTGGCCGGGCTGACGCGCGAGGCAAAACTACCGTCTGCGGTGTATCTGCTGATTGATGTTATCGACAACGAACACCGGAGCCGGGAGCTGCCCTGTCACGCTGATTTCTGGCTGGCGGTGCAGGAAGAGCTTTTGCCTCGGGTGCAGCAAATCGCGCCTTTTAGCGACCGCGCCGATCGCACAGTGGTCGTCGGGCAGAGCTTTGGCGGCCTGGCGGCGATGTTTGCCGCGCTGTACTGGCCGCAGCGCTTCGGCTGCGTGCTAAGTCAGTCTGGCTCCTACTGGTGGCCGCATCGCGGCGGCGCACAAAGCGGCCTGCTGATCGAACGCCTGAGCCAGGGCGTGCTCCGCCCGCACGGGCTGCGAATCTGGCTGGAGGCCGGAGAGCGTGAGCCGCTTATTTTTCGTGCCAATCAGGCGCTTTTATCGCGACTACAGCAGACACCGCAGACGATTTTCTGGCGTCAGGTTGACGGCGGACACGATGCGCTTTGCTGGCGCGGCGGGCTGACGGCTGGACTCATCCAGCTCTGGCAGCCGCTGAGCCGCGGGCAATAA